Genomic window (Clarias gariepinus isolate MV-2021 ecotype Netherlands chromosome 4, CGAR_prim_01v2, whole genome shotgun sequence):
TAAATACGGACCATATCAGTTAATTTTGTTAATAGTATTAACAAAATTTGTTCTACTTCGTTAATTTAAATAGCTGCTTTATATTCTGGGCTACATGTAAGGTTAAACAGTATAAAATAATTAGAGTTCAGTTTCCAGTTTTCTAGAGATATGCAATTTTATCACCAGATATTACATGATTAATCTTCACTTCACTTACTGTTCAAACAATACATGTTACcttaattgtgattttttttttttacattagaacTATGTGGTGTTTTGCCACCTAGTAAGTCTTagatgaaagaaattaatggcacttactgtttatgtttacaaattatttatacaATCTTACATGTAGCAATTTCCAGGTGAGAAAATTCAAATCATATtgcttatgatttttttttttttactctatttGTTACCTGTGGCATGACAACATGTTAAATCCCTGACTGTTACACAGAAATGAACAATGAGTTTCTCAGTGAGAAACTTTATCTCAGGGACTTGTTTACCAAATATGTAATTTATGACTATAATTTACAGCTAGTTAATTCCTGAAAACGCTTCTTGTACGTGTTATTAAAATTTCATGGAGAAACAGGACTGTTTCTCAAAAGCAGTTGCGTACTATTTCTTGATTTTTAAACCTTCTAAATTTATTACTGAAGTGCAAACCATTCACTTGCTGGACTTTTCTGTACTGACATATTTGTAGTGATGGACACTATGTTCTGGCAATATCTGAAGGtgttttaaaagatttagtGCCTCCTAGTGGTCATGGAGGGTATTTTCCTGAGTTTAGtggttgtgatttttttttttctgtttacagtAACTCCTACCTCAATCATTTTGTTTGTAAAAGTCAGATTACTGCGCAACAGAGAAAATATTGCCTTTGACAAATTGTTACTATAAAGGGCAAAATAAGACATTAAATGCAACTTACTGTAACATGCCTCTGCTTGTTGTACACAAAGTGacgtttttatagttttaagttttattgttgtaacTTTACAACAATACAACTTTATTGTATGTTGTGATCTGAGACGTTTTAAAGCTGTGAGAGTTAAATGTATTCTAATCATCTAACCATAATTATTTCCTCCTTACAGTTTAAAATTTAGAAACTTCCTTATTTTCTAAACATGCATACTGATGTAATGATTAGTCTGTATAAACATGGGCaaattattgttcttttttatgttttatgttaaaattattaaatggaTTGGAGATATTGATAAAATTGTTTTGACTggtaatatttatgttttttttttaaaccaaagaaTTTAACTGTGATAGAAATTACACTTTACTATGTGCAAAATGCAAAAGCCCAGAGAAGTTCAGGAATCATTGTCTTCTTAGAGTGCCAGACTTATAATAAAGAgacatatgtgtgtttgtgatattTTATGTGCAGTCATCACATAAGCTTTGGAAGCATCACTACACCAATGTTTGCCAGAATTAAGTAAGCAAAAGTGGCCTTCCTATCTATATTGTgccaaaatgatttatttttttctccatgcTAAAGCGCAGCTATGTTATATATAGAAACATGTATGTGCTTTAATGATTCCAGTGCACTTTTTGGTTTGTTATTCTTATGAGAAACTAATGGCTGTGTCTCTGCTTTTCCGTCACTGGAggacataaacacaataaaaatagtGTTATTCAGAGAACTTTGCCTTTAGCTCACTATAAAAAGCAAAGAGTCTTTTTCTTCATTTCCACTGATTTCATATTAACGAGAACTCCAATGTagaaacaaaagacaaaaattcTGGATTCAAAGATTCAGGTTGCAGTCCTTTATGACTTAAAAGCTTAAGGCAGAGACTCTTTTGCCCAGCTGGTGATCTACGCGTTGACAAGTAGAATGATGTTGATTAAGTGTGGTTGTATTAGCTGGAAACTTGAAGTTTTGGAACCTCACTTGTTTAAGTAGACTGTAAAAATGAAAGGGCTGTACAGACTAATGAACTGAAGTGATGTTGCATAGCTGCTGCATGCTCTCTTTAGACAGCGATTAAACAAGTTCCAAAACAAACTGTGGCATCATTATCAGCAGGCGGTTGAATGGGAAACCATTAATCCAATTTAAAATGGATAAACATGTTGATCAATGAAATGTAAACTAAAAATGTGACTCAGTATTCCATTTATAAAGCAAGTTTTGGATGCCATTGAAGatcacatgatttttatttttgccctaTTTTTTCCAGAAATTATTCACCTGCCACTTTAACACACTGCCTACTCTATCATACAACAACCTCCAAATAGTTCAGTGGAGGGTGAAGATGTGCTTCTACTCAGACGTGTAAGGCCTGCCAATATCAGTATGAACTACTGCTCATGCTGCAATCAGTTAACTTGGAGAAAAGTGCTATTTGCCTTGTTCCTTGTACATGAATCTCAGTCTATGTGAAGGGCCAGTGATTACTGTGTTTGACAGGGGAGAGAAAGTATGCCACCCAGAATGCATGGTCAATTTAGCCTTTTCGGCTCCCTGCCTCAAATGGCTGTGGTGTTATTGGATTTTAACTCATCATGTCCTGATGATATGGTGAACAGGCTTATGTTGCCTCACTCTGCAGTTTTATTGAGACATTGTTATTTATAAAGATTAATATACATAACGCTCAAGTTGTGtttttccatttaatttaacaGCACACCATATGTAAAAGAaagcaataagaaaaaaatttaacgtAGTGTTTACATTTGCTACCCGAGATATTTACCAAAGTGACAATAAGCTAAATATTGATTTGAAAtacatgtttaatatatattaatatacttagaaaaaaaatagatgtaCCCCTTGCCCTCAGTAAAAACACAATGATATCCCAGAACACCCTTCCAGAACAAGCACAGTTTAGGATAAGATGCAGTTCCAAATGCAATCATGACTTCATGGCATGAGTCTTCGCTTGGACAAGCTGTCTGTTCTGTACATTACATAGGAAACATGTAGGATAGTACCCTAACACTAGgtatattttcttatttgtaaTAGTCTACACCATCTTTACACAGCAGTCCTTCAAGTATCAGCTGAGGATGCAGATCATTTGCAATATCTTTCTACACCTGTTCTGGACTGTGGTGGGAGTCATTAGCGGAATCACCTTCAAAAACATCATCTTCCAAAGCTTCTTCAATTGGTTTCATTGTAGTGGAGGCCTTTCCGTGtggatttttttctgaaaacaaGATGCTTAATGTCAAAAGGAGatgaactgattttttttttaaaccttaaccTTGACACTTTGTTTTTTCAATCACATGCAGTGACAGGAAAAATAAGATTAAAGAAATTGCATATGCGCCAATGTTTACGAAAGAGAAGAAAACCTTGACAAATTGTTAGAGAGTTCATATTCTAAATGTATTGTTGCTTAGATCcttatatgatttatttttatgatgtatTTGTTATGCAAGATGGTGACATATTGTGTgcacattttataaatactgtaaaggGGGGCTTTTGGGCAAACATACTTGGCTTTCATaccaattttaaatatattgcttGGACTTTTGCTTCCTAAAGACAGCTTTGTGTATTCTGAATGTTTGGTATTTTGATATGAGAACAGatgattaaatgaatttaaattaattaatttaaatgaagcCTTATAATTCAAGGCCCTTAAAATTAATAGCTATatttaatgtatgttttttttaataattgttatAATACAACAATTAAAGATGTATTTaggtaaacaaaaaataactttGTTCCTTTATAATACTCAATATTCTAAACTACAatataatgtatgtgtatataatggGGTTTTGTACCACAAGTGTCTTAAGTTGAAAAATCATCTGCCTGGATACAATTAAAGCAGTCATCAGTGAAACAATAGTGAAAATGTTCATGAACTAAGCATTAGTTGCAATGGGTCTATGATAAGTTAAGTTATAGGTTTGTGGCTTATAATGCATTATGAAGTTAATGAGGTGAGGTCCATGACAGATAACCAAATTGCCACACTTTCAGTAAACTGAGAGGCAGTTAGTTATTTACAGGAAAATGCATCATGTCACTCGGTTATATTTGAGCTGATAACTGGGTGATTTTAGGGTTGGGGAAAATAACTATCGtgagataaaataaaaggtCTTACAGCCCCATCAGGTGCGATCTGAGGTCAGAGCTAAAGGAAGGACAGGAGGAAATAATATCAGAGAAACTCTGGCAAATAATATGACCCCATATGGAAGGAAAAGAGCACCAGGCACTCAGGTGATGGTAATGGGCCATGCTGGAGGTGGAGATCATTAGATTCTATACATGTAagtgaaaatgaaaattaaagtgTGTTTCATATTTGAACTGAAAAGGAGAAACAGGGAGATATAGGTAGAAAGATATTGTGATTTTATTGTGATTAAAGCTGTAGCAAGATTAGCGTTAGTGCTAAAAGCTCCTAAACAAGTAGTGTGAACAAAGTAAGACTTACGTATTGATGAACCACCTGAACCGCTTCTCAGAAACTGATTAAGCACATCATCTGTGTCACTAGTGCTGGCCATGCTGTTTCGCATCTGCATCATGGAGAGCTGAGAGCACAAGCTCGGCTGCCTCTCCATCTTCTTCACTGCCTGTGAAACAGTAAAATCTTAGTAATAACCACTATTAGGATGTGCATCCATGACATACACATTAACAGTATCATAACTGTGTCATAACCAATATGGTCATCCTACCTTGTCACTTAGAGTGGGGTCATTCAGAGAGTACAACTTGTTAGTAATGTCCTTGCCAATGAGGTACCTAAAGATCTCATTTAGAAATGAGTCAGACTCCAGAAAGTAAGTCAGCCTTTCTCTAGACCAGCAGAGGTATTTGCAATTTTCCTCAGCTGTGATTGTTACCTGTCAGTACGAGGTCACACATTAGCACTATGATACATCATTCCATAGCTCTTAATTATGTTACTGCTTTTAACTGTAACTGTTTTAAATTGGGCACAGATTCAACTTTCAATTTTAGGGACATTACCTGGAACTTTTCTCCCTTGTTCATCTGTGTTGATCTGAACTCAGGAGAGTCAATAAAGGCATTGGTGTAAATGTTGTGAAGAAAATGGCCACGATATGACACCTTCATTCTGTAATTAGAGCACAGGTTTACTAATGCAATATAAAGACATTGTAGGTTACTATAGAAGATCCCAGAAAGCAAACATAGGGAGTGCAATAAAGGCACTCTCAGAAACTTAAATGTAGGAATGAAGAAAAACATTTCCTCTCCATATGAGTTTATTCAGCTATCTACTAAATATCTGTATAGACATTTTAGTCAAGGTAAATTATCTTTCTAAACaagcaaataatttaataaatgaaagctcaaattaaaaggaaaaaagaataattactTTCTAAGCGCACTTAGAAAATGActtattattttggccttgtGTAGTTTTTACACAGGGGTATTTCActataataaatgataaatgcaCTGTACTTAGTTCTATTGAATGAGTGTAACTTTCCAATTTCTACCATAATTTAgcattatgtatttttgttcaACATGCAaattttacttaagtagaaattctGCCCTTACTTTAAATATGTtgactaattattttttttgaataCTTTTGTTTCACTGTGCTAGTATGCTCTTGAGCCACATACTTCCCCTTCAGAAGAATGCTGAGGCGCTCATCCACTGAGGTCTTGTCTTCGGCAGCATACACTTGGCCTTTCTTAAGGGTCTGGATGGTACAGAACTGACCAGTGAGCCTCTGGAACAAAGCTTCACGTACATGCAGGGGTTCAAACATCCGCTTATACACTGATCTCAGTTCCCGGTCAATCTTAATCTAGTAATGAAAAAACATCAGTATCAACCTCAATTTCAGAATGAACTAATTATGACTGAACACTGACAAGCAAAAAAAAGGCATCCTGTGTCCCAGATTTCATAACCACATAGGAGAGAACAACAAGTCATGACCAACACAAATTATGAGGTCTGCATGACATCTCAGAGGGATGACATGATTTCATAGAACTTCCAAAGTAAAAAATGGCCTAATTTATCAGGTAACTGTGTAGCCTGAATGTGGTGCATCACCAAAGAAGAATAATGCCTTCTGATTTAGGATGGTTAGTGTTATTTTCCaatgacaaacaaacaatcatAGATATCCCTATCTATGGCCTTTTAAAGCATGATTTTAAACACtaataaatgctaaattgtaaaattgcacgaaaaataaatcctgatccATATATTACTATAAAACAGAGGACTGCCGAGGTTATGCTAAAAGACACAGATATGGTCTCATGTATACGCTCTTCTGCTCtagcagaaaataaatcatcttGTGTGAAAGTTGACATTATTCAACtgaaatttatttgtaaaaaaaaaatgcaaatttatATAAATCTGGATGtggtaatgtaaataataaacaatccGGAAGCAACATTGTCAATTCCTtgaggaaaaaagaagaagaaaccttaagaTGGACCAAAAGCAAAAGGCAACCCATTCTCTTTTTATAGCACTGATTTTAACTGTGATTTTAATTATGACATTGTGCAAAAGGAAAGGTTCAAATAATGGCAGACTTTATGGTCAGACACCAAGAACCAAAACagacatgtaaaaataaaagcttgctttttaattcttttatctATGGCTTTGTACTTTAAAATGGTTACATTTACCTTTAGTCAATTTGTTAGGGAAAATGGTGAATGAAGCCAAGGtctatttttaaatcatagAATGCAAGTCCACAGGCAATACTCACTGGTCTACGTTTGTACAGCAAGTAGAAGAAATGCATGAAGTTGACTATGAGAAAGACGGCATTCCAAACCATCACATCTAGTGTGCATCTGTACAGAGCAGCCCAGGCTATAAACAAGCAGCAACctgcaaaaataatatttacttatttagttttagtttggAAAAACATGGAAGCTATTTTCGTTATTGTAATGcaatattacatttacaatatattgcatttaatttcttgctgctgtttaattctaaataatttctgttatatGTTTAATCACAGTTATATtatgtcataaaaaataaaggtttactttaatacaatttaaacaCCTATAGGGTTTAATTTACAGAGCAAGTCTGCAGTGAGTGCACCACAACAACAGAAAATCCGCAACaagtttcaaattcaaatacaTTTTGGTTACAcctaaaaaagacagaaaagctTTGTTCATAGCTTTCCATTCAAAGTAATAAAGACTTAATTTGAGgaacaattaattaattgacaacattaaacatttctaTAATTAAGTACCAATcttctgtgctgtgtgtgtgtgtgtgtgtgtgtgtgtgtgtgtgtgtgtgtgtgtgtgtgtgtgtgtgtgtgtgtggcttcagTACAACGCTCTACAATTATCCtggtttcttttattcttttttttttctcagaatgcaACACTGAGACAAAACTGCCTCATTATTGCAATTAACACAATTTTTAATGATACCTAGTCTTCTTTTGCACACATTAATGTTTACAGTTGTGTATATATGCCCCTGCTATAACACTAAAAGGTTTGTTACACActaaaatgtatactgtatgtttctacACATATTGTGGGAACTTCTCCTCATGTTTTGTCTTGCTTGTGCCCTAATGTCGTTTTACTATTTGTGCAGGTGTAGTACTATATGtgtaatagtttatttattccattttaGTCTATTTTAATTGCTTGTGTTAGTTGGCTTCCTTATTGCTCAAATAACCCCCTTGAAatcaataaatgtaaacatatctAAGATATAACACATCATGGAaacacagttttattaaatatacaccctctgtctttgtctctctctctgaacatGTAATTTCTtaataagggaaaaaataatttcaatagCAAAATGAATATAACAACTTTATCCTTGAGACTACAGCAAGGTCATGTCAACATGTCTACCTAGCAAGGTACATGTAGTGGCCAGCAGAGTGCGCCCAAACTGACCTGTCATCAGTAGAAGTCTGAGGAGGATCATGTGCAGGCCCACAGTGGTGGGAATAAGCAAGCCGACAACTAAACTCAGGTTGGCCAGATGGAAGAGTAGGTGATGAGCTTTCTCCCACTCCTGACAAGATGTGATATTTTCTGCCATCTCTGAGTTACCATAGATTAGTGTCTCCCCACTTAAATCCAATGGGGTCATGGTCATAGTTAAATCTGGCATGGCTGACATTTTGAAGGTCTATAAGCTAGAGTGGAATTAATGACAAAGAAGTGAAACAATTGCATGGAATATTATGAAACTCAacatcataaaatatatatatggatgtTTAGAACGTTCATCTTACTATAAAGGGCATTTTAGTAATGGGACTACATTAGTCAAGCACACAAAAAAGATGAATCAATGTGGCAAGTATAAACTGGCCAACAGACCCACATTATCTTAGTAAGCTCCTTTTAAATTGTACAACCGTCGGTGACAGTGTGTTCTTTTACTACTAAAAATCAGGTTCATGCTTTAAAAGCAGTATCCtaaaacagtaaacagtaattcCATTACATTTAGAGTCGAAAGGTAAGTGAACACAGAAAAAATATCACTCATTCTGATAGGAGCAAACAGATTCCACCAAattaacaacttttttgtttgtttgttagtttgttgtttgtttgtcttcatCTTTTAagtcatcattaaaaaaataaataaataaaagcagttcaaaatataatacaaagcTTTCGAACACTTACCCGTTCGCACACAGTTGAaagaaagtatatataaaattcgCTGGAAGTTCAAGTAGGAGAGAAGGCGCCGTGTAAGTGAGGTGAGTGAGAGTGTTTTAGTGCAGGAGAGCAGGGGGCTGCTCAGTGTGAGTCGCGCATTCCAGCCTGCTGACAGCCATCGACTAAAATGGGCAAGAAGCTCACACTGACAAACATTGCCGCGCCTCGTGCACGCGCacttgcaccaaacaaatgaaccgcTAGGTGGCGTTAATCAAAAAGGAACTACACACTCCATAGGATGACCTTTTCACAAAAGGATGAGATTCCTTTTAAATGTTACActagattttgaagcataactgttgggatttattttttcattcggGTGCCAGAGCATTAGTGAATTCAGGCACTGATGTCAGGCGAGGAGACCAATGTACAGCTTACAAAGACATCCTATACAATTGTCTCCAACCTTATATCAACTAGTTAGACAAGGCCCACATTATCTAAACTATGTATCTGAGCCTATAGTTGAACCAG
Coding sequences:
- the bves gene encoding blood vessel epicardial substance isoform X2, which gives rise to MSAMPDLTMTMTPLDLSGETLIYGNSEMAENITSCQEWEKAHHLLFHLANLSLVVGLLIPTTVGLHMILLRLLLMTGCCLFIAWAALYRCTLDVMVWNAVFLIVNFMHFFYLLYKRRPIKIDRELRSVYKRMFEPLHVREALFQRLTGQFCTIQTLKKGQVYAAEDKTSVDERLSILLKGKMKVSYRGHFLHNIYTNAFIDSPEFRSTQMNKGEKFQVTITAEENCKYLCWSRERLTYFLESDSFLNEIFRYLIGKDITNKLYSLNDPTLSDKAVKKMERQPSLCSQLSMMQMRNSMASTSDTDDVLNQFLRSGSGGSSIPLTSDRT
- the bves gene encoding blood vessel epicardial substance isoform X1 → MSAMPDLTMTMTPLDLSGETLIYGNSEMAENITSCQEWEKAHHLLFHLANLSLVVGLLIPTTVGLHMILLRLLLMTGCCLFIAWAALYRCTLDVMVWNAVFLIVNFMHFFYLLYKRRPIKIDRELRSVYKRMFEPLHVREALFQRLTGQFCTIQTLKKGQVYAAEDKTSVDERLSILLKGKMKVSYRGHFLHNIYTNAFIDSPEFRSTQMNKGEKFQVTITAEENCKYLCWSRERLTYFLESDSFLNEIFRYLIGKDITNKLYSLNDPTLSDKAVKKMERQPSLCSQLSMMQMRNSMASTSDTDDVLNQFLRSGSGGSSIQKNPHGKASTTMKPIEEALEDDVFEGDSANDSHHSPEQV